One Fibrobacter sp. UWH4 genomic region harbors:
- the pglX gene encoding BREX-1 system adenine-specific DNA-methyltransferase PglX encodes MDKNAIKNYAIWARNELIARVNQKALQYGIENGSVGDPNASTVNGRVLTNVEKQQRSALIQKIRSESFEQVIEEVAYTWFNRFCALRFMEVNDYLPSHVRVFSDDAGAFKPQIMAEAINLEMDGLDMQKVYAFKENDQDGELFKYLVITQCNALNKLLLGMFQRIADYTELLFPDYLLEPNSAVGRLVNDIPEEDWKDAVQIIGWLYQYYNTEPKAKVFKDLDDNIKITKEKIPAATQLFTPDWIVRYMVENSLGRLWLEGHPQHANLLKPKWKYYLDEAEQEDSVKEELAKIREEYAKVKPQDLRCIDPCEGSGHIVVYMFDVLVQIYMAYGYTATDAVASIVKNNLYGLDIDDRAAQLAYFAVMMKARQYDSRFLNRGIQPHIYSIMESNGFDRNLVEYFENGDEKLKKAMDRLVSELHDAKEYGSILNVTNVDFEALYARFEEIRTDASIYQLPAINTLLPFVQIAQTMAQKYDVVVTNPPYRAVCDCSDKLQNLAREIYPDSKNDLSTICMEKTLDMCKQYGFMSMINIPVWMSKSSFENLRYKLLSNHSFINMLHCGRGVFGSDFGTTAFTIAKKHTYMYCASFRRLFEQMGDVDSIDQKESWYLSGFGSFVAYPDKFLSIASYPIAYWVSDRFLTILHDEHPLSFYAAPRKGLTTGDNDTYVRLWYEIPFNKMGLNGDRTKKWYPMTKGGDFRRWYGNNDYVVNWEYDGASIKNFKDKNGKLRSRPQNTQFYFHEGISWNDTTATGKIAFRYQSADFMPNASGPCVYAETGLFYLFGLLNSKVSQKLLEILAPNMKFEVGQMALVPIINRENEDVVSIAKELKELAKSDWDSFETSWDFKKHPLVPSRDDIAEAAKSQFASDRLAKLGSIQWNYERWENECETRFNTLKANEEELNRIFIDIYGLQDELTPDVEDKDVTVRKADLERDIKSLISYAVGCMFGRYSLDVPGLAYAGGDWDATKYKTFEADADNIIPICDDEYFEDDIVGRFIEFVKVVYGESTLEDNLQFIANALGGKGSSREIIRKYFLDDFFKDHCNTYQVTGSGKRPIYWLFDSGKKNGFKCLVYMHRYRPDTIARIRTDYVHEQQSRYDTAIEGINSRLNEVISSNEQVRLKKQLAKLAGQKEEIHTYEEKIHHLADQMISIDLDDGVKVNYAKFKDVLGKIK; translated from the coding sequence ATGGACAAGAACGCTATTAAGAATTACGCTATTTGGGCTCGTAACGAACTGATTGCACGCGTGAACCAGAAGGCCTTGCAGTATGGCATCGAGAACGGTTCCGTGGGCGACCCGAACGCGAGCACGGTGAACGGGCGCGTGCTTACGAATGTCGAAAAGCAACAGCGTTCTGCCCTGATTCAGAAAATCCGCAGCGAGAGTTTTGAGCAGGTGATAGAAGAAGTGGCCTACACCTGGTTCAACCGCTTTTGCGCGCTCCGCTTTATGGAGGTGAACGACTACCTGCCGAGCCATGTTCGCGTGTTCAGCGACGATGCCGGAGCCTTCAAGCCGCAGATTATGGCCGAAGCCATCAACTTGGAGATGGACGGGCTCGACATGCAGAAGGTCTATGCGTTCAAGGAAAACGACCAGGACGGCGAACTCTTCAAGTACCTGGTGATTACGCAGTGCAACGCGCTGAACAAGCTGTTGCTGGGCATGTTCCAGAGGATTGCGGACTACACGGAACTCCTTTTCCCAGATTACCTGCTGGAACCGAACAGTGCCGTGGGCAGGCTCGTGAACGACATTCCCGAAGAGGACTGGAAAGATGCCGTGCAGATTATCGGTTGGCTTTACCAGTATTACAACACGGAACCCAAGGCGAAAGTATTCAAGGATCTTGACGATAACATCAAGATTACCAAGGAAAAAATACCTGCGGCAACGCAGCTTTTTACGCCGGACTGGATTGTTCGATATATGGTGGAAAATAGCCTGGGTCGCCTGTGGCTTGAAGGGCACCCCCAGCATGCAAACTTGCTCAAGCCCAAGTGGAAATATTATTTGGACGAGGCCGAACAGGAAGATTCTGTAAAAGAAGAACTTGCAAAAATTCGCGAAGAATATGCGAAGGTAAAGCCGCAGGATTTACGTTGCATTGACCCTTGCGAAGGGAGCGGCCACATCGTTGTTTATATGTTCGATGTGCTGGTGCAGATTTACATGGCGTATGGCTACACGGCGACCGATGCGGTGGCAAGCATCGTGAAGAACAACCTTTATGGTTTGGATATCGATGACCGTGCGGCACAGCTGGCCTACTTTGCCGTGATGATGAAGGCAAGGCAATACGACAGTCGATTCTTGAATCGCGGAATCCAACCGCATATCTATTCCATCATGGAGAGCAACGGGTTTGACCGTAACTTGGTGGAGTATTTCGAGAACGGCGACGAAAAGTTGAAGAAGGCGATGGACCGTTTGGTAAGCGAGTTGCACGATGCCAAGGAATACGGTTCCATATTGAATGTGACCAACGTGGATTTTGAGGCTCTCTATGCCCGATTCGAAGAAATCAGGACGGATGCGAGCATCTACCAGTTGCCTGCCATCAACACGCTTTTGCCCTTTGTGCAGATTGCACAGACCATGGCCCAGAAATACGATGTGGTGGTGACCAACCCGCCGTATAGAGCAGTTTGTGATTGTAGTGATAAATTACAAAACCTTGCGAGAGAAATTTATCCCGATAGTAAGAATGATTTAAGCACAATCTGCATGGAAAAGACTTTGGATATGTGCAAGCAATATGGTTTTATGTCGATGATAAACATTCCTGTATGGATGTCGAAAAGTAGTTTTGAAAATCTACGTTATAAACTACTTAGTAATCATTCATTTATTAATATGTTGCATTGTGGACGAGGGGTTTTTGGGTCTGATTTTGGTACAACAGCTTTTACTATTGCCAAAAAACATACCTATATGTATTGTGCGTCGTTTAGGCGACTTTTTGAACAAATGGGTGATGTTGACTCAATTGATCAAAAGGAATCTTGGTATTTGTCTGGTTTTGGGAGTTTTGTAGCTTATCCAGATAAATTTTTAAGCATAGCTAGCTATCCGATTGCTTATTGGGTAAGTGATAGGTTTTTGACTATTTTGCATGACGAACATCCGCTAAGTTTTTATGCTGCACCTCGAAAAGGCTTGACTACGGGTGATAATGATACATATGTAAGACTTTGGTATGAAATTCCCTTTAATAAAATGGGATTAAATGGTGACCGAACGAAAAAATGGTATCCTATGACGAAGGGGGGGGATTTTAGAAGATGGTATGGAAATAATGATTATGTTGTAAATTGGGAATACGATGGTGCATCAATAAAAAACTTTAAAGATAAAAATGGAAAACTTCGTTCAAGACCTCAGAATACTCAATTTTACTTCCATGAGGGAATTTCTTGGAACGATACGACTGCTACTGGTAAAATAGCTTTTCGATATCAGTCTGCGGATTTTATGCCTAATGCTTCTGGGCCTTGTGTGTATGCAGAAACGGGATTATTTTATCTTTTTGGTTTGTTAAATTCTAAAGTATCTCAAAAGCTTCTTGAAATTCTAGCTCCTAATATGAAATTTGAAGTGGGACAAATGGCTCTTGTTCCTATCATTAATAGGGAAAATGAAGATGTAGTGAGTATTGCTAAAGAATTGAAAGAGCTTGCAAAATCCGATTGGGATTCCTTCGAAACTTCCTGGGATTTCAAGAAACATCCGCTAGTTCCGTCTAGGGATGATATCGCAGAAGCTGCCAAATCTCAGTTTGCCTCTGATCGACTTGCCAAGCTGGGTTCCATTCAATGGAACTATGAGCGGTGGGAAAATGAATGCGAAACTCGTTTCAACACGCTCAAGGCCAACGAAGAAGAACTCAACCGCATCTTTATCGACATCTACGGCCTGCAAGACGAGCTTACCCCCGATGTCGAAGACAAGGACGTGACCGTCCGCAAGGCCGACCTTGAACGCGATATCAAGAGCCTTATCAGTTATGCCGTGGGCTGCATGTTCGGCCGCTACAGCCTCGACGTTCCTGGCCTTGCCTACGCCGGCGGCGACTGGGACGCCACCAAGTACAAGACCTTCGAGGCCGATGCAGACAACATCATCCCGATATGCGACGATGAATACTTCGAAGACGACATCGTCGGGCGTTTCATCGAGTTCGTCAAGGTCGTCTATGGCGAATCTACACTAGAAGATAACTTGCAGTTCATCGCGAACGCCCTGGGCGGCAAGGGGTCTTCCCGTGAAATCATCCGCAAGTACTTTTTGGACGACTTTTTCAAGGACCACTGCAACACCTACCAGGTTACGGGTTCGGGCAAGCGCCCCATCTACTGGCTGTTCGACAGCGGCAAAAAGAACGGCTTCAAGTGCCTTGTGTATATGCACCGCTACAGGCCCGATACTATCGCCCGTATCCGCACCGACTATGTTCACGAACAGCAGAGCCGCTACGACACCGCCATCGAGGGCATCAATTCGCGCCTGAACGAGGTCATCAGTTCTAACGAACAGGTACGCCTCAAAAAGCAACTTGCCAAGCTGGCAGGCCAAAAAGAAGAAATCCACACCTACGAAGAAAAAATCCACCACCTCGCCGACCAGATGATATCCATCGACCTCGACGACGGAGTAAAGGTAAACTACGCCAAGTTCAAGGACGTTCTGGGCAAAATTAAGTAG
- the pglZ gene encoding BREX-1 system phosphatase PglZ type A, with amino-acid sequence MDIEQIVQELKKKFAQPLPEFYRRRIVVWYDADREFENDVDGLSLDAVRVIKLTGSNNFEVKKIIAVDDTEGDILLYNPITYERPDDNWLMDVELYSEEFRADMVSIWMEELHIEDSPNLREIVKRYRKFFAAKERRERVSKLKVKLNSSGQIILAIIAALGNMDSCNAKNIFRKVLIAGLDTANNAFYADLVKLGAEADFARIANSAGYGETEMDLRHLATQLLLTAASHVLRAENMAGLEQYISEAHQQLCHEIVTEWMHSDDVDSLKIIAGEIEKDVKLTEVLRKLDISDLLRVECLPCVNEVVLGKLMADIADSNIDSELIRRTVETRRTLTWFDEWEPMYEALFQVANMQDFYMAHCSDGFHVVEPKAIWEAYTSEYYKMDACYRQFMASYAKYSYNAELDDLFKRVATLVENLYKNWFLGELGTNWSNSAAEQLQKLGYIDGIERQSDFYDRYVSPAKNRVFVIVSDALRYGVATSLEESLKKEALCQVKLHSMQAVFPTITKFGMAALLPHKKLSVELKGNDKTERLVVLADGMATDAGNREAVLKATNPKSVAIKASEFKSLKREELTPRLNGMDVVYIYHDTIDEAGHKGDVFTACDTAVREIMDLMKRVINMFRAPNVYVTADHGFLYTRDALTEDEKVDKTTDSSQDIEYGRRYAIMQKGSTPEYLMPVKFLYNEEMDAFAPRENTRIKMRGNDGNFVHGGISLQEMVVPVVECYFLRGDNKELLQNRSKYETKPVTIGLLSTGRKVSNLIFNLDFFQETLVSDNREKAEYQVYFTDEIGNKICEPRRIIADKKTEEDKQKPFKIRFNLKQGKYSNTDVYYLVIADDSGLEINKIAFQIDIPFATDDFNFFA; translated from the coding sequence ATGGATATTGAACAGATTGTACAGGAACTGAAGAAGAAGTTCGCCCAGCCTCTGCCGGAATTTTACCGCCGGCGTATTGTTGTGTGGTACGATGCCGACCGTGAGTTCGAAAATGATGTTGATGGCTTGTCGCTGGATGCTGTCCGCGTAATCAAGCTTACCGGCAGCAACAACTTCGAGGTCAAGAAGATTATTGCCGTCGATGATACGGAAGGCGATATCCTGCTGTACAATCCGATTACATACGAACGCCCGGATGACAACTGGCTCATGGATGTGGAGCTTTATAGCGAAGAATTCCGTGCGGACATGGTTTCGATATGGATGGAAGAGCTGCATATCGAAGATTCGCCGAACTTGCGCGAAATCGTCAAGCGTTACCGCAAGTTCTTTGCTGCCAAGGAACGCCGCGAGCGAGTGTCTAAGCTCAAGGTCAAGCTCAATTCTTCGGGACAGATTATCCTTGCCATTATAGCCGCTTTAGGCAATATGGATTCCTGCAATGCCAAGAATATCTTCCGAAAGGTCCTGATTGCGGGCCTCGACACCGCGAACAATGCGTTCTATGCGGATTTGGTCAAGCTTGGTGCGGAAGCTGACTTTGCGCGGATAGCAAATAGTGCGGGCTACGGCGAAACGGAAATGGATTTACGCCATCTGGCGACGCAACTGTTGCTCACTGCGGCAAGCCACGTTTTGAGGGCCGAAAATATGGCTGGGCTGGAGCAGTATATTTCGGAGGCGCACCAGCAGCTTTGCCACGAGATTGTGACGGAGTGGATGCATTCGGATGATGTCGATTCGTTGAAGATTATCGCCGGCGAGATAGAAAAAGATGTTAAGCTTACCGAAGTTCTCCGGAAACTCGATATAAGCGACTTGCTGCGTGTCGAGTGCCTCCCGTGTGTAAACGAGGTTGTCCTCGGCAAGCTGATGGCCGATATTGCTGACAGCAACATTGATTCTGAACTTATTCGTCGTACGGTAGAAACCAGGCGGACACTGACTTGGTTTGACGAGTGGGAACCGATGTACGAAGCTCTGTTCCAGGTGGCGAATATGCAGGACTTTTACATGGCGCACTGTTCGGACGGTTTCCATGTCGTAGAGCCCAAGGCCATCTGGGAGGCCTATACCAGTGAATACTATAAGATGGATGCGTGTTACCGCCAATTCATGGCGAGTTATGCGAAATATTCCTACAATGCTGAATTGGATGACTTGTTCAAGCGTGTCGCGACACTTGTCGAAAACTTGTACAAGAACTGGTTCCTGGGTGAGCTGGGGACTAACTGGAGCAATTCTGCGGCGGAACAGCTGCAAAAGCTTGGCTACATTGACGGCATTGAAAGGCAGAGCGATTTTTACGACCGATATGTCTCCCCGGCAAAGAATCGCGTGTTTGTGATTGTTTCTGATGCGCTCCGTTACGGTGTTGCGACTTCTCTCGAAGAATCCTTGAAAAAAGAGGCTCTGTGCCAAGTGAAATTGCACAGTATGCAGGCGGTATTCCCGACCATTACCAAGTTCGGTATGGCGGCATTGCTCCCGCATAAAAAGCTTTCTGTAGAACTCAAGGGAAACGACAAGACCGAGCGGTTGGTCGTGCTTGCCGACGGCATGGCGACAGATGCCGGGAACAGGGAAGCCGTCTTGAAGGCGACGAACCCGAAGAGCGTAGCTATCAAGGCTAGTGAATTCAAGAGCCTAAAGCGCGAAGAATTGACTCCGAGATTAAATGGCATGGATGTCGTGTATATCTATCACGATACCATAGACGAAGCTGGGCATAAGGGCGATGTCTTTACGGCTTGTGATACTGCGGTCCGCGAAATCATGGACCTGATGAAGCGTGTAATTAACATGTTCCGTGCGCCCAACGTGTATGTTACGGCGGACCACGGGTTCCTTTATACAAGGGACGCTCTGACAGAAGACGAAAAGGTGGACAAGACCACCGACAGTTCCCAAGATATTGAATATGGCCGCCGCTATGCCATTATGCAGAAGGGTTCCACGCCGGAATACCTGATGCCGGTGAAATTCCTTTACAACGAGGAAATGGATGCGTTTGCTCCGCGCGAAAATACACGAATCAAGATGCGTGGCAACGACGGGAATTTTGTCCATGGCGGCATAAGCCTGCAAGAAATGGTCGTGCCGGTGGTGGAATGCTATTTCCTCCGTGGCGACAACAAGGAACTCTTGCAGAACCGCTCCAAGTACGAAACAAAGCCCGTGACAATAGGATTGCTTTCCACGGGCCGCAAGGTGAGCAACCTTATTTTCAATCTGGACTTCTTCCAGGAAACGCTTGTTTCGGATAATCGCGAGAAGGCCGAATACCAAGTGTATTTTACCGATGAAATCGGCAACAAGATTTGTGAGCCGAGACGCATTATTGCAGACAAGAAGACCGAAGAAGACAAGCAGAAACCGTTCAAGATTAGGTTCAACCTGAAGCAGGGGAAATACAGCAATACGGATGTTTATTACTTGGTCATTGCTGACGATAGCGGACTGGAAATCAATAAAATTGCATTCCAGATAGACATTCCTTTTGCAACGGACGACTTCAACTTTTTTGCATAG
- a CDS encoding helix-turn-helix domain-containing protein: MALPIDVEDLLNRRKIEGPRVEFKAGWNPDTIYHSICAFANDLDNLGGGYILVGVEEENGVAKRPVLGISEDRLDSIQKEMVGYNNKFNPYYLPRISVEEVDDKYVLAIWVPSGANRPYEIPTNVTVSKGCPKAFYVRSGTSSIEAKGEVLVELRDMASRIPFDERGNANITVSDISPVLVYDYLRKVNSKLGATFESAKMNEVLEQMNLFDGPVENRTIKNVAAMMFCEKPQKFFPVSRVEIVIFPNGREDDPDTIIELPPIEGPVPKMIQDSLAYLKTNVVKEAVVKQKDSELSLRYFNYPYQALEEAVVNALYHRDYQEREPVEITIEPDKISILSHSGPDRSISKEAILEAKVLRSRRYRNRRLGEFLKELDLTEGRATGIPTIQKVLSVNGSAKAKIETDEERSYFLIDIPCHPEFYKAYLLDKNRFTRERLQTCLKNYILSDKGSIEDIAGMVDVIYAMEGPQPISNLMHAAHESNRSRFRKKLLSPLLSLGLIEMTIPDKPNSRYQQYKVKDSTYELLARFEKVDK, translated from the coding sequence ATGGCATTACCAATAGATGTAGAAGATTTGTTGAACCGTCGGAAAATTGAGGGCCCCCGTGTAGAATTTAAGGCGGGTTGGAATCCTGATACAATTTATCATTCTATTTGCGCCTTTGCCAATGATTTGGATAATCTTGGCGGTGGATATATATTGGTCGGCGTTGAAGAGGAAAATGGCGTTGCAAAGAGACCTGTATTGGGCATTTCCGAGGATAGATTGGACTCTATTCAAAAGGAAATGGTTGGTTATAATAATAAATTTAATCCCTATTATTTGCCTCGCATTTCTGTTGAAGAAGTTGATGATAAATATGTTCTTGCAATATGGGTGCCATCGGGAGCAAATAGGCCGTATGAAATTCCTACGAATGTAACTGTAAGTAAAGGGTGCCCAAAGGCATTTTATGTTCGATCAGGAACAAGTTCTATTGAGGCTAAAGGTGAAGTCCTAGTAGAACTAAGGGATATGGCCAGTCGCATTCCCTTTGACGAACGGGGTAATGCAAATATAACTGTTTCCGATATTTCGCCAGTTCTTGTATATGACTATCTTCGCAAAGTGAATAGTAAACTTGGTGCTACTTTTGAATCTGCCAAAATGAATGAGGTTCTGGAACAGATGAACCTTTTTGATGGCCCTGTAGAAAATCGAACCATCAAAAATGTTGCGGCCATGATGTTTTGTGAAAAACCCCAGAAATTTTTCCCTGTTTCAAGAGTTGAAATAGTGATTTTCCCTAATGGTCGCGAAGATGATCCCGACACTATCATTGAACTCCCTCCGATTGAAGGTCCTGTACCCAAGATGATTCAGGACTCCTTGGCTTATCTCAAAACAAATGTGGTCAAGGAGGCTGTAGTCAAACAAAAAGATAGCGAACTTTCTCTCCGGTATTTTAATTATCCTTATCAGGCTTTGGAAGAAGCTGTAGTTAATGCTCTTTATCATCGAGACTATCAAGAGCGTGAACCTGTCGAAATTACGATAGAGCCGGATAAAATCAGTATTTTGAGTCATTCTGGACCGGATAGGTCTATTTCAAAAGAAGCGATTCTTGAGGCCAAAGTTCTCCGGTCCAGAAGGTATCGAAATCGAAGACTCGGTGAATTCCTCAAGGAACTGGATTTGACAGAAGGGCGTGCCACGGGAATTCCTACGATACAGAAGGTTTTGTCTGTTAATGGTTCGGCAAAAGCCAAAATAGAAACGGATGAGGAACGTTCCTATTTCTTGATAGACATTCCGTGTCATCCGGAGTTTTATAAGGCCTATCTGTTGGATAAGAATCGCTTTACCCGCGAGCGTTTGCAGACGTGCTTGAAAAATTACATTTTGAGTGATAAAGGTTCCATAGAAGATATTGCTGGTATGGTTGATGTGATTTATGCCATGGAAGGGCCTCAACCAATATCAAATTTGATGCATGCCGCTCACGAATCCAACAGAAGCCGTTTTAGAAAAAAACTGCTTTCTCCGCTACTCTCTTTGGGCTTGATTGAAATGACTATTCCTGATAAGCCGAATAGCCGATATCAACAGTACAAAGTGAAGGACTCAACTTATGAATTGCTGGCTCGCTTTGAAAAGGTTGATAAGTAG
- a CDS encoding AAA family ATPase, producing MILIDEVDLLLHVTALKRLIVKLNEIAESRDLQIVFTTHSPEILKFDFVKVQYLSQSPNGKKTNVYDRVSYDLMTELLDEKNRPLKIYVEDTYSKCIVSAVASSLNIKKKVDIVSFGSIQNAFTIACSKIMEECDVENTIFLLDGDVLRKKDEKMIFIKERMTGNEPYRKDMQNRALNLFVQYDLPEGVGPEKFLHDLVVKCGNKKSELTKIASKIVAVGEKHQWINSIIEEIGSPEEVVVPQLIGMVAKSREWKKYVKPIADWLSSRKSV from the coding sequence ATGATTCTTATAGATGAAGTGGACCTTCTTTTGCATGTAACAGCTCTCAAGCGATTAATCGTCAAATTAAATGAAATTGCTGAGTCAAGAGACTTGCAAATCGTATTTACCACTCACTCTCCTGAAATATTGAAGTTTGACTTTGTTAAGGTTCAGTATTTATCGCAATCGCCGAATGGGAAAAAAACTAATGTCTATGATCGAGTGAGCTATGATTTAATGACGGAATTACTCGATGAAAAAAATCGACCTTTAAAAATATATGTAGAAGACACTTATTCGAAATGTATTGTTAGTGCGGTTGCATCATCATTAAATATAAAGAAAAAAGTTGATATCGTATCGTTTGGTTCAATACAGAATGCTTTTACAATAGCTTGTTCTAAAATAATGGAAGAATGCGACGTGGAAAATACGATATTTCTTTTGGATGGTGATGTTTTGCGAAAAAAAGATGAAAAAATGATTTTTATTAAGGAAAGAATGACTGGGAACGAGCCCTATCGAAAGGATATGCAAAACAGAGCTTTGAATCTGTTTGTGCAATATGATTTGCCCGAAGGTGTTGGACCAGAGAAATTCCTACATGATTTGGTTGTTAAGTGCGGAAATAAAAAATCAGAACTTACTAAGATTGCATCAAAAATTGTTGCTGTCGGAGAAAAGCACCAATGGATAAATTCCATCATTGAGGAAATAGGTTCGCCAGAAGAAGTTGTTGTGCCTCAATTAATTGGGATGGTTGCTAAATCTAGAGAGTGGAAAAAATATGTTAAACCTATTGCAGATTGGTTGTCTTCAAGAAAATCTGTTTAA
- a CDS encoding AAA family ATPase, giving the protein MKSKDLPQPKKKGSVVTQPVRGPRLLYRNVSLDIESLKGIKKAKIDLTSRLTAIMGVNGAGKTTVIHALACLYSPVDEKGTNYRFMNFFIPTTDATWQGSKLTLHYESKRPGDGAQWVAESKEYKKEADRWTRYEGRPKRNVTYLGINTCLPEIECTETNCTINYTSTKKTEPKDAKVVETASYILGKPYIALTSNTTLKKHKELMGVETSSGLKYSSLSMGTGEQRIKGL; this is encoded by the coding sequence ATGAAAAGTAAAGATTTGCCTCAGCCCAAAAAGAAAGGAAGCGTTGTAACACAGCCAGTACGCGGGCCAAGACTCTTATATCGTAATGTTTCTTTGGATATAGAAAGTCTTAAGGGAATAAAAAAGGCTAAAATAGATTTGACATCAAGATTGACCGCGATTATGGGAGTGAATGGTGCAGGCAAAACCACCGTCATACATGCTTTAGCTTGCCTTTATAGTCCTGTAGATGAGAAGGGAACTAATTACAGATTTATGAACTTTTTCATTCCGACAACGGATGCTACATGGCAGGGTAGCAAGTTGACATTACACTATGAGAGTAAAAGGCCTGGAGATGGAGCCCAATGGGTTGCAGAAAGTAAAGAATACAAAAAAGAAGCAGACCGGTGGACAAGATATGAAGGCCGTCCAAAGAGAAATGTGACCTATTTGGGAATAAATACGTGCTTGCCTGAAATTGAATGTACAGAGACGAATTGTACAATCAATTATACTTCTACTAAAAAAACAGAACCGAAGGATGCTAAGGTTGTTGAAACTGCAAGCTATATTTTGGGCAAACCATACATTGCGTTAACAAGCAACACTACTCTTAAAAAGCATAAAGAATTAATGGGGGTTGAGACTTCTAGTGGTTTGAAATACTCTTCTTTAAGCATGGGAACGGGAGAACAGCGAATAAAGGGTCTATGA